A region from the Volucribacter amazonae genome encodes:
- a CDS encoding helix-turn-helix domain-containing protein, giving the protein MNISPEKEDFGVRLRLALKMANLAHLKTSDIATRFNLRHPEEPVTQQAVHKWLNGLSVPSANKIVTLSKWLNVSEQWLKYGIDDSKSSTSLLSSLDKKLLSLFLNLSDPQKKLIIQIMQNFRK; this is encoded by the coding sequence ATGAATATTAGTCCTGAAAAAGAAGATTTTGGGGTCAGATTGCGATTAGCACTGAAAATGGCAAACTTAGCTCATTTAAAAACCAGTGATATAGCAACAAGGTTTAATTTACGCCACCCTGAAGAACCCGTTACTCAACAAGCCGTACATAAATGGTTAAACGGCTTGTCAGTGCCTTCTGCTAATAAGATAGTTACTTTATCTAAATGGCTTAATGTATCGGAGCAATGGTTAAAATACGGTATTGATGATTCAAAAAGCTCAACATCACTTTTATCCTCTTTAGACAAGAAATTGCTTAGTTTATTCCTAAATTTATCTGATCCACAAAAAAAGCTGATTATTCAAATAATGCAAAATTTCAGAAAATAA